A genomic segment from Brevundimonas sp. SORGH_AS_0993 encodes:
- the rimI gene encoding ribosomal protein S18-alanine N-acetyltransferase → MSPTDPAVLADLHAQAFSAPWNATAFADLLAQPGVFAVAEADGFILIRLVLDEAEILTLAVRPAARRAGLGGRLVGQGAVQAAQGGARRLFLEVAEDNAAARALYARAGFRSLGRRKAYYAAPDGGRIDALVLGLDLAANPNTAPLP, encoded by the coding sequence ATGAGCCCGACCGATCCGGCGGTTCTGGCCGATCTGCACGCCCAGGCATTCTCCGCCCCGTGGAACGCGACCGCCTTTGCCGATCTTCTGGCCCAGCCCGGCGTCTTCGCGGTGGCAGAGGCGGACGGCTTCATCCTGATCCGTCTTGTCCTGGACGAGGCCGAGATTCTGACCCTGGCGGTGCGGCCCGCCGCCCGGCGCGCGGGCCTGGGCGGGCGCCTGGTGGGCCAGGGGGCGGTCCAGGCCGCGCAAGGCGGCGCCCGGCGTCTGTTCCTGGAGGTGGCCGAGGACAACGCCGCCGCCCGCGCCCTTTACGCCCGCGCGGGCTTTCGTTCCCTGGGCCGGCGAAAGGCCTATTACGCCGCGCCCGACGGCGGGCGGATCGACGCCTTGGTGCTGGGTCTGGACCTTGCGGCGAATCCGAACACGGCCCCGCTTCCCTGA
- a CDS encoding Fur family transcriptional regulator, whose amino-acid sequence MDRIEKLCADRGMRMTEQRRVIARVLSNAEDHPDVEELYRRASAIDPHISIATVYRTVRLFEEAGVVEKHDFGDGRSRYEEAGDDHHDHLIDTKSGEVIEFFDAEIERLKSEIAERLGFELIGHKLELYGVPIEGAEPSKREGLIFTRYAARVDSEGDA is encoded by the coding sequence ATGGACCGGATCGAGAAACTCTGCGCCGACCGCGGCATGCGCATGACCGAACAGCGTCGGGTGATCGCCCGCGTGCTGTCGAACGCCGAGGATCATCCCGATGTCGAAGAGCTGTATCGCCGCGCCTCGGCCATCGATCCGCACATCTCCATCGCCACCGTCTATCGCACCGTGCGCCTGTTCGAAGAGGCGGGCGTGGTCGAGAAACACGACTTCGGCGATGGCCGCAGCCGCTATGAAGAGGCGGGCGACGACCACCACGACCACCTGATCGACACCAAGTCGGGCGAGGTGATCGAATTCTTCGACGCCGAGATCGAGCGGCTGAAGTCGGAGATCGCCGAACGGCTGGGCTTCGAGCTGATCGGCCACAAGCTGGAGCTTTACGGCGTCCCGATCGAGGGCGCCGAGCCGTCGAAGCGCGAGGGCCTGATCTTCACCCGCTACGCCGCGCGGGTCGATTCCGAAGGCGACGCCTGA